The Tripterygium wilfordii isolate XIE 37 chromosome 5, ASM1340144v1, whole genome shotgun sequence DNA segment ACCATCGCGATGTTAAGTCAAGCAACATATTGCTTGATGAAAAGCTCAATGCCAAAGTTTCTGATTTTGGTCTGTCTAGGTTGGTTGAGAGAACTGAAACCAATGACAGCCATATATTTACTGGTGCTCAGGGGACGCTTGGTTATCTTGACCCTGAATACTATCGAAACTTTCAGCTGACTGATAAAAGTGATGTTTATAGTTTTGGAGTTGTATTGCTGGAGCTGCTGACTTCAAACAAGGCAATTGATTTCAACAGAGAAGAAGAGTATGTGAACTTGGTGGTTTATATAAAAAAGATAATGGGGGAAGAGAGGTTAATGGACGTGGTTGATCCAGTGCTTAAAGAGGAAGCCACTAAATATGAACTGGAGACAATTAAGGCATTGGGATATCTGGCAGGTGCTTGTGTGGATGACAAGAGGCAGAATAGGCCGTCGATGAAAGAAGTTTCTGATGAGATCGAATATGTTATTAGTACTCTTACTGCACAGGAGATTTCTGAGTCTAAACAACAAATACTCTCAAAGCCCTGAATGGTCGGCTTTCTTATTTAGGGAATGATCAATGGCTCCTTGTGAACGGTAAAtttatccttcaacttcagTATAATGGCCTCTCCAAAGATACTATCTACAGTTTCTAACCGATCTATCACTTGATGTCAGCCTGCAGAAACTGGCTAAACTATCATCTAATGATCTGAACATCATCCTGCCTAGCTGTAATCTCTGTGGGATAGTTTCATCATAATGGTTTTGGGCTGCTCTTGCTAAATTTTTTGGGATCTAGagattgtgcaatttcacaggAACTAGATTATCATCTAGTTAATTGAAACATAGGAAGACtgactcaaaaaaaatttcagcagAGGAAAAAATGCACATTTTATCCCCAATGTTAACAATAACAGTGAAATCTCTAAGGCAACTAAGAAGTAAAAGTGAAATAAACTTTAAAAAAGTTAGTGCCttgtctttttcttcctttccaaATGATTCCAATATAGCGAAAGACAGCAGCAAAACATTCGATATAAAATAGAGTGCCTCCTCATTTCAACGATTTCCAGACATCTCTTCATGACAAGAATTCCAATCAATGACTTTGCAGCAGGAGAAGAAGTAAACTATGCAGATTGCAGACATGAAGAGAAATGTAAGGAAGATTTGGAAAGAAAATAAGTCATAGATCCATTattcacaaagaaagaaaaaactacTCAAGTGATCAAGACATCAGAAAACCACTAGCACAATCAATCCTACCTACGCAGTCCAAAGTCTACATCCAACTAAGCTACTCGGTTTTTTTACATTTTGGATCTATGATTCCAAATAGAGTCCCAAATAAGTAGATAACATAATCACATTATTTCTATGCCATGTACTAAGACCTCAATATCGTTCGGTGTAAGGTTTTAATGATGATGATCAATTGGCCTTGTGCAACAATACAAGTCCCAGCACTgcctttctttatttctttcatcTGTGAATGAAGAGGTCAAGTATATATTTCTTTACACACTCTTCACAGTGCAAACAGCAGATGAGAAGAAACAACACTGAAAGAGGCAAATAATAAAGTGTAAACAAGCATGTTTCCCTTCTTCATGGGATGATCGCTAAAAAAGTATTATCAGGATCAATGAACATGCAACCTCCTGCACCAAAACAAAGTTATAAGCAGTCCATCCTTCAGACACCTCTGTTGCACCAAGAATGCAATATCATGGGGATTTAAATCTATAGGTTAGCTTAATGCTTGGGACAATCCAATATCTGTTTAAACATAGGTAAGGCATCGATCCTTCTGCTAGTCAATGAATGATGAACTGACATGAAAGCAAGTGCATTCCATTTCAATGGAACCGAGAATGATTAACTGACATGAAAGCAAGTACATTCCATTTCAATGGAACCGACAATAACAACGAAAAAATATGACGAAGCAAAACTTTTTTCAATTAACAAAATAATTGTTAGAAAATTAGCCACAACAGTCGGGTAAGGTGAAAAttcaaagaaggaaaaaaaattacaggcAACAAAAAAAGATACAAGTAATGTATAATTGGTGTATTGAACAGACGAAACCTTGAGTCATCTATACTGAGGCTAGGATCCAGAACATCACGTGAGAAGATATTGCAATGAGAACCCAAGTGGTGAAAGCCAAAAGTATGGAAATGTCAAACCTACTACAGGACAGATGCAATTGCTTCCCGCAAACATGTAAGTCTTTTGCATACAGAACTGCAACTCCAGCTGAAGAGCATGCAGCTGCAAGTGATAATATAGATGTAACCTGCAAGATTTCAAACTGTCACATTATGCAAATGGTTGATTAAGTTTAGCCACAGAAAGCAGGAAAATCAAACAAGTATTCTTTTATCCATATCATGTAGATGATAAGAAGAATTATGGAACAATATAGTGATAGTACAAGAATATGATGAGTATGGAAAtatagaaagggaaaaaaaaaaaaaacatctatGTTCAAGCATATGATTTATAGGTCCATAAGTCATTGCCAGAAAGTAAAGGAAACAAGTGAAGAGGCCAAGTACAAACTATTACCCAATCTCCCACAACAAACAGGCTAACTAGAACAGGACTTTGAAGGTCTCTCTTTCCCCTCAAAGCATAAACATCAAGACAGGCGAGTCCTAAGCTCCACAGCAATTGAAGCCCCATTGAGGCAATTAAATAGCTGCACAGAGAAACAAAGagcaaacaaataaatacaTCTCAATAgctcaaaataaacaaacagatAAATAATGGCATATTGCATCTCTGAGTATAACATTTGAATTCCTAAATGAAATCTAGAGCTACAGCTGAAACCAATTCAAAATGATCAGTGAGATTTTGACAAAATTAAGTTCAATCACTACGTTAACAGTAAACACGCTATTTCTTTCATTATTAATGATAATGATTTGTCAGAACACAAGAAATGGAAGATGTTGTTTCCAGGTTTGAAGCTGAACATAAGTTCTTGATGAAAGGTTAGATACTTCAGCATTTTCAGAAGAAAAGACAACCAATCCCCCCATGTCATCTTTGAAAGCCTGCATGACCCAACTCCAAATTATGTCCTATTAACAACGTAGAACTGAAATTTTTCATGAGAATCCTCCATGGAAAACTTCAAATACCATATAAAGTTTGCAATATAAAAGCTTTTAACCAGCAAGATGCGTCAAGAAGGCACATTCATGTTCACATGAAATTCTCATATCTTTCGCAACTTTAAGCAGTTCTTGCATTCTCATGATAGGCTTTGCACATAGAACAAGAACATCCAAACTAGATGACACGGGTGTTTCATTGTTTAAtactttattttgtttaaaGACTTGTGTTGGGTTTGTTTTATTTGTGTTAGGGTActtttgtattttcttcttttggtgtGTCTCTTAAAACCCTTAGTCTGGTTGTAGTAGGCAGAGATTGATTTTGATTATCTTGGTATATTCGCCGTTGGCTATCCACAGGCTTTGTGCTTGTTGGTTTTATCTCTTGAGTAGttcttttcttgagttgatcGTGCCTTGAATAGCTGGTTGTGGGTTGTTGTATTGGGTTTACAGATCTAATTCAAGAAGGTTTCTACAGAGATTGCACAGGTTGGTTCTCTTTTCCATAGTTTCGGTGTCAAGTGGTATCAGAGGATTCAGGTTGAGAGTGATGGCAACTCGTGGTTGCCGAGGTGGTCGTCGAGGTCAGGAACCAGAGAGACCCAACTGTGAGCGTGAACTTCACGATGTGGAGAATGAAGACCTAAGGATGCAGGTACATCAACTTCAGCAAGAGTTGGCGAGATACCAACCATGTAGAATGATCCTTCGCATCACGGATCAGAGATCAATGAATCGACCGACGAAAGGGAGATGCTCAACCCCTTTCATCGTGAACCCAGTCCCGATCCAAATAGAAGACATTTCGAGCCCCAGCAAGAAGTTTTCAATGTCAAAATTGAAGTTCTAGAATTCGATGGGAGGGCTCAACCTGATGAATTCATTGACTGGCTACACACGATGGAGCGAATTCTTGACTACAAAACTATTGCGGAACCGCAAAAAGTAAAAATTGAGGCCATTCGGCTTCGCAAGTATGCCTCAATTTGGTGGGAACAGCTCAAAAAATAGAGGCTTCGAGAAGGGAAGAGTCCAATTGAAACGtgagagaaaatgaagaagttgcttaaaagaaaatttcttcCAAACAACTACCGTCAAGATACATTTCTCAAGCTTCATAGTTTCAAGCAAAAAGACTTATTTGTTACTGAATACACGGCTGAATTTGGGTATTTGATGATGCGATGTGATGTGGTAGAGCCTGAAGAACAGACTATTGCTCGCTATTTGGGGGGACTACGTACTGAAATTTGTGATATTATTCAACTACAGCCCTACTGAACTTTCAATGATGTGTGCAAGCCCGCATTAAAGGTTGAAAAACAGTTGAAGGAGTCACGCAGGGGCAATTGGCGGACGACGAACCGTGATGGAGGCTCAAAATGGGAGGGTACTACTTCGAGATCGTTACCCAAATCGGAAATTTCCACAAAGGCACCACCACCCCCACATGTCACCAAGCCAGAAAGTTTGAATGCACCACTTAATCGTACCACCCCTCCTACTGGTCACCGATGTTATAAGTGTCAGGGCATTGGGCATATTGCTTCTGATTGTCCCAATCGCAAAATTGTGTCTTTCGTTGAAGAAG contains these protein-coding regions:
- the LOC119998296 gene encoding CASP-like protein 5B2, encoding MGLQLLWSLGLACLDVYALRGKRDLQSPVLVSLFVVGDWVTSILSLAAACSSAGVAVLYAKDLHVCGKQLHLSCSRRLHVH